GCGGGGTAAAGCATTCTTTAACCCATTTGGGTTTTCGAGCCGTATTGAAATGCTTGAATAATTCTGTTCGCGGTAAAAGTGATTTATTGATGCAGGCAGCATTTTGACCAAAGGCCATctgcccccgaacccccccccccccccaaccacacacttaTAAAGGCACAATTGCTTCAAGAGCGAGTTgattttgatgggggggggggggggggggaagcagcgcTGCAATCCAGCGCGATACTTCCACGTTGGCCAAGCGAGGGTCGAAACTCTCCTCCCCACCGCCACCATTATCTCATCTATATATGCCGGAAATGACGTTCCAATTAAATGTTCAACCAGACACTTTTGACAATGCTTCTGATCTCTTCCATCGCCATAACCACTCCCACTCAGATTTTAGACATATTTCCAATTGGACATTTTCCCGAGTGCCACGTGGCACAGATTGATGGTCATCCTTACTACTTCAAAATGACATTTTAAGTCTTTTCGGGTGGAAATATGGAGAAAATCAATCTTTCTCAATGTTTTATGAACGCAGCTACCAGATAAAGTCCGATAAATCTATCCGTGTAACAACTCAACAGTAACTTGAAGAACGCCTTGGACAGTGGCAATGACGCTGTGCGCCGACATTATCGGCCCAGGATGCCAATCACTAGAATTCCGAAATTAGTGTCACTGCTATTGGCCTGGGTACATGGAAACTCTTTAGCACTACCTTtaacattttggaaggaagaatgtcAAGTACTTCCACAGTACGAACATCTGACTGTGTAATTTCGGAGATTCGGTTTTAACGTCAGCAAGTCCCCGCATTCGATAAAATAAAACAAACCCAATAATACCAAAAACTGGGAGACAGGGTCGGTGCTTTCTATTGCTGAAAGACGATGTATACTATAAGCGTAGCTGCTCAAACGCCAGCTGCGCTCACCACAGTTTTCCAGCTGTCACCGGAAATTGCCCTATTGGGCTGCAGAGTTTGGGTGAAATCGCTTGTGGAAAGATAAGTCTCACTGGAGGGAAAGGACACATTTGGGAGAGCGTGTGGGCAGGTGAATGGGGCCCCGTGGCTCAGAGGGGTGGCTTCTCAGCCTCTGagcctgaacaaagaacaatacagcacaggaacaggcccatgggccctcagcctgcgccgaccatggtacctgcctaaactaaaaccgcttGCTCTTACACAGCCCGTATCCTTCTatttccaccctattcatatatttgtctagatgccccttaaattctgCTATTGTACCCGCTCCCACCAAGTCCACGGGcagtgttccatatatttaccaccctctgtgtaaaaaaccttgtcTTGCACATTAGTTCTAAACTttcccccatgcactttaaacctatgtcccctagtacgtgACTCTCCTACCCTAAGAAAGagcactgactatccactctgtctatgccacagaatcttgtagacctctattaggtcgcctctcaacctctgtttttctcatagctaatgccctccaaaccatgcAACatgctagtaaaccgcttctgtaccctctccaaagcatccacatccttctggtagtgtggcgaccagaagtgtccacaatattccaagtgaggcctaactaaggtcctgtacagctgcaacatgacttgtcaaattttatattcaatgccccgaccgatgaaggccagcatgctgtatgctttcttggCCACCTTATCCACAAGCGTtgacactttcagtgatcggtggacatgcaccgaCAGATCTCTCTGCCTGCCAGTACTcgtaagagttctaccatttattgtgtaattccgacatgcattggaccttccaaggtGCATTACATCACACTTGTCCGGgtaaaactccacctgccatttctctgcccaagactccaacctgtttatatcctgctgcatcctctgacaatcctcttcgctATCCGCAAGTCCACCAATTTTTGCATCCTCTTCGAACTTACTAATCAGCTCTGGCTTCCAGTTCCCCAGGAGGGTGCTTTGATAACGCGGCTAATCAGTTTGAACAGGACCCTGCTAATCCCGCCAGCACActccaatggcaggcggtaagagcgggagagattcttAGTTTGATGGAGCTTCTACTATCGCTATACATAGATGCACGCAAATGTGCACGCTCCCGCAGTTACTATGTCTCCCTAAATAAACTGTCTCACGCCATCGCCAAAGATAACTAAAGAAGGCAGTAACGCACGAGAGAAGGAATGAAAGGGAAATGAAGatgcacaaagtgggagacccggaGAGATTCTAGGATTAAACAACAACAGACGAATATAAGAACTTCGAGCAGGAATataggcaattcagcctctcgagcccgcTCACCGTTCAATAAGAAGatagctgatctcatctcggcctgaaATCGACTttactgcccgttctccataactattcaacccattactaatgaaAGATCTGTCCATCACCTCCTTAGGTTTACTCAGAGCCCCGGCGCCCACGACAGTCTGGAGCaatggattccacagattcacgaaccTTTCAGAGAAGCATTTGTGTTTCTCctgaaactatgacctctcgttctggaatgtcCCACATGAGGAAACATCAGCTTCCCGTCTACTTGGTCAATAAATCTGATCATCTTATATATCTCACTTAGATCtctgctcattcttctaaactcgagagagtatcggcctaaacagctcaatctctcctcataggacgagGTTGGAGGTTTATCGAAAAACTAGAAAATTGTGGAGAAAGACATGAATGAACTATCAGTGATGATGTAATAATGGGAAGACTGGAGCAAAGCAATACAAATAGGCAGGTCAAAGCCAACAGAAGACAGAGGAAGAAATTCCGAATTGCTCTTTGTTAAGGGAATGGGGTTTTGCATGGGTTAAGATCAAGTTCTGTTGTGAAGCGCTGAGCGATTGTTTGGAAATACCCATTGACATGATCGCACAAAAGGTGATTTGGAACGTGGTCCTGGAGACCTGCGCACTGAGCCGATTCCTTCCAAACCGACTGGAAACGAATTTACAACTGAGATTGTTACACGCACACAAAAAAAACCTTGAGAATAAAAAGCGTCTACAATGCGGTCTTATGAAGTAAAAATAACGACATTGGCTGTTAAAGGTTTTTCAGTTGCATGATGATTAGAGGATCTGTGTTTTTCCGGTCCTCGTTGGAACCAGGGCTGAAGTAAGGGTACATTTTGCCACTAAATGAGTCAATGAATGTAAAGAGGGTGGACATGTTGTTCGCGTTGTAGAACGACAGCTGTCCACCCTCATAGTCCAGGTACACCCCGACTTTCTTGGGCTTCGCGTTTAAGACAACACGTGTGGGATTGGCTGTAGAAGCCCAATACTCGTTTCCATTTTTCATGCCAAGTATCCAGCATCCTCCATCTTGTGCCGACCTTGAGCCACGTTTTCGGAAGGTGTCTTTGACCACGCCCACTTCCCACGATGTTTTACTTCCCACGTTCACCTCCCAGTAGTGTCGCCCCGACGTGAATCCTACGGATCCCAGGACACTCAGTTCGCGTTCGGACGGTTCGGTGGCATCCGGGGCGGAGCGCGATTTCTCTCCGAATTTCACACTGGTCCGGTCCTCGGACAGGACGAGCTGGGGATGGGCTGTGCTCGGGTCCATGGTCAGGGCGGCGGGAGCTGAGCGAAGGTGAAAGAAAATATTTCGTCAACGATTTAAGCAGAGAACCGGGTTTATTGTGCAAAGCACAATGTCTTTTTGTTGTTCTATTTGCTCCCTTCTTCAATCTACAATGGGAGACTGGGAAGCGCATTCTAAATGGAACATTCTGACCTTCCACAACTACCTGATGCCCAGAAGCAAAGTAAATGAGCAGTTATATGTTTTCAAATAACCGTTATTTTTCTTTACGGAAATAATTTGAATGTGatgtgtgacagattattcacgagCGGTCGCGTAAAGAAGGCCTTGGTTAGGtcagggttgttttccttggagtagaggGATCTAAGGGGCGGACTAATTGAGATGAACAAAATTCTGAGAGGCCCAGACAGTGTGGACTGGAAAGGCATGTTTCCCCTTGCTGTCAATtaccacagtaagacgtcttacagcaccaggttaaagtccaacaggtttgtttggaatcactagctttcggagcgtagctccttcctctggtgaatcagattcacctgaggaaggagctgtgctccgaaagctagtgatcgaaacaaacttgttggacttaacctggtgttgtaagacttcttactgtgctcaccacagcccaacgccggcatctccacatcatgtcaatTACCAGGGGGTTTTAGGTAATTGGCAGAATGATTCGAGAGGACGTGCGGAATTTCTTCTGTCACACAGAGGGGTGCGGGCGTCTAGAATGCATTGTCTAAATTGGTGATTGAGGCTGGAACTATGCCCATTTAACAGGTACGTAGATCTGCATCTCAAGAGTTGTAACCGGCATGATACGGACCAGGAAGGTGGCGTTAAAATATTTTCTTATTTTTGGCGGGCGCTGctccgatcggctgaatggcccctttctgcacggggatgattatatgattctattgtTATGTATCAAAATAACTCTGAGTTAATGTTAAATATTATGGCTGCTTTCCATAAGGACCAATTTGATTCCCTTCAACCCTTGGTGACAACACAAACTGCTTGAATTCTTCTGCAAATGCGGCCAGGGCTGTTTTACAGGCAAATGTGTCACTTTGCAACGATCCACTGTTCCTGGGTGAATAACCACGAAAGGGGCAAAAGTCTTATTGGACAGGGGGCGGCCGATATCACATCTGCAGAGAGCTCGGAAACCCAATGGGATATTCAGTTACATTGCTGCCAATGCAGAAGACTGCGGATGGAGGCCTGTCACGGATGCAAACGTTTTGCCGCCCGATTTGCGTGTTGGACAATTTGAGGTTGAGGGAGGATTGGTTGAGGGAGGATTGTTGCTCAAGGGAGCAGCTTTTTTGCAGTCTCAAAATAGCAATTTGCTGTAGATTTCAACTGCAGGCGTGGAACGGACGGGCATGGGTGGAATATGTGTCTACTTGCCGGAATAATGGAtttagttgaggaggaatttctataCTGAGTGGGTGGGTTGGAGTGAGGTGAATCGTTGAAATTCTCTCTTCTGGAGGGCTTTGGAGATCAGTCATTGAAGATGTTTGAGATCGATTGATTTCTGGATCTTAAAGGCATCATGGGATATAGGAAGTGTGTTGGAAAACAGCGCTGAGGTAGACGATCAACCATGATTTCGTTGAAAACCGCTCCTATGCTTCGACTGGCCGGGGCGAGAAACTATTTCCAgcatttggcctcaactacttgccACAAACGTTCTTCACACATTGATTGGATGTTCGCGTATGACGGTAGCCTCTCCAGGCCAGCCACGTACGGACAAGTCCAGCACTTGTGCTTGCCAACAGGAGGcggtgtttggggaggggagggaaaggtgGACTTCGTTTGCCAGTGTCCATTGTGTTCTTCTGGAGCCCTAAGAGGAATTCTTGCGCCACCTAATCACACCTAAACAAAGTCTATGCTCACAGTATTGGAGACTCTCACTGCACCACATTGATATAACTGGACTCAGTGCGTAAGCTTCGTTCAATTAACTCCACTGATTGAGCCAAACATTCAGGTACATCAATCAGAGGACTCTCATTTTCCGGTTGGAAAATGATTCAGCTCAAGTCTTAGTCTCCCGGTAAAATGTCCCAGGAAATATAGCGCCAGATGTAACTCGGCCAGAAATAGCGAGTGCACAGCCATTTTAGGGCCGTTTCACACCTGTTTCCCTCGGTTTGGTGATTCACATAAATATTATAATAAAGATTTTGAAATAGGCCACCTTGGACCTTTTGTGTCTGTCTGCACGTCCAGGATCCCATCTGAAAAAAACAATTCGCGCCTCTGACAATGCAATACTTATTTCATCCCGAACTGGGAAGGTCTTCAACCCATATCTATGACCAAAAGTTCACATTTAAAAGAGCTTAACAGTTTAAACAAAATGTATTTTCTGGACTTGTTTCTGAGCCATGCTATTCACGCAATTGGATAGGTTGAGGTCAAAGTAACCCTGGTGGAACTAACGCAAAACGAATAAGAGGGAATCAACAATCTGCTTTATATGCAACCGCGTCTTGTTTCCGTTAACCAAGGTCAGTTTTACCATTGCTGTCAACGTTACTGGACGAGAGAAATTTAGGAAATGGAGCTAACGGGGAACATGATTCTGGAGGACATGGAGTGGAATAGAGCGTGGGGGACGGGGGCGGTGATACTCATAGATAAAATGGGAAGAGATAATGGCAGATGCATTTGAACGCGGCGAAGAGATTTGTTTTCATTTGATAGGAAAATGCATTAGAAGCGACATGGAAGAGATCTAAAGGAGGTGCAGTGAACAGCGAAACCTAGGGGTGCACATACAGGCATTTTTGAAGGTGACAGGTCAAGTTGTTAACAACATGTCACACTCTGTTATTTGCTTTGTAAAGAGAGGCATGGAGTACAAAGAAAGGGGGTTGTGCTGAATCTTGCCATTACACTCGTTTGGACGCAGATGGAATATTATGCCCAGATTTGCCCATCCTATTTTCGGAAAGAGGTCGTGGCCTTCGTGAGGGCCAATTGGAGATTTCCTGCAATCGTGCCAGAgataatggagttcagtcacatggAGTGAGGTGTAAGGTTCCAGTTGTGTTTGTTGGAGCAGAGGCGGTCACGGGGAGATTTCACAGGATATTTTTACAATCAGAAAGGATGTTGAAAGAGCGAACGCGGGAGTCTGTTTGCAGTGGCGAGGCGTCCAATAAACAGGGGGCATGCATTTCAGCTAATTAGAAAACGCACCAGGGGAGAATTAAaaaataaaatcaatgagttattaCGACCTTTAATGAACTGAATAAAGTTCTGATGGAAGCAGGTGCAATAATAATTTACAAAGCGCAATTGGTGGggaacggcagcacggtggcgcagtggttagcactgctgcctccggcgctgaggacccggattcgatcctggccctgggtcactgtccgtgtggagtttgcccgtgtttccgtgggtctcccaccataacccaaagatgtggaggttaggtatattggctacgctaaattgccatttaattggaaaaaaagtaattgggtactctaaatttattgtttaaaattaaagaaattagcgGGGAAACATTGTATGCGATTGGGGCAGTGAAGTTCAATTCATTAAATGGTTCTTTTAACGATTGTGCACGGagaaaatgggccgaatggcctccttctgcactgtgccaTTACATGATTCCATGGCTTTATATTTGCATTGTAGCAGAGATACATACTTTGAGTCAGTAAGTTCATTATTTCCCAATTCTAGAAAGGTTCGTTTATATTTCATTACAGGTTCCTTGTTTTAGTGTGTAGCAATCTATAGCCCACACTTCGCCACTGCACCTCCATTTGTTTCCCCTGTCTCCTATGCTCTTCTACTTACCGAGTGTCTTTGCACGGTGGTCCTTTAATTGCCTGTATTAAGTTAAAAATACAGGTTTGAAAACGTCAAGCTCAATCTTTGTTGCCTCGTGTGCTTGAATTTATTGCACTCACTCATGGTTTAACGGGCGACAAAATGCCTTCTTACCAGGGTTAATAACGTCCATAATATCTCGCCATACTTTGTACTGGATGGGTCCTTTGAATGATCCCAGAGGGAGTCTGCCTTCTGTGACTGTCGTCAGATAGTTCGCTTCGCTAGCAATGTAAATGGGAGATGTTAGTGATTGAAAAACAGGTAACAAAAGTTGGAGCTGTATTCATTTCTACGCAGGTTCAATGAAGCGGTCTTTCATACCTCTTTCCCTTATCTGGATCCTCCTAAAACAAACAGAACAGAGATTGGAGTTCGCAGCATTTGCATGATAGTGATTGCAACACATGACAGGTGATTTATCACGAAGCCCGGTGGAGCATGAGGCTTTATTGAAATTGTCAAAATCGTATCAGCTTCGCTTGGGAAAACCACCCGCCCGCCAACCCCGAAAGATAGAAGCAGACTATTTCTGGATACGTATTCCAATCAGAACGGGCTGGAATGCATTATTGCTGTTGGTATTGGCGGGCAAGTCAGTATAGCATTCCTCTCCTAATTCAAGAGGAGGCGTTGATGGTGTAAACATATTCCAGTCACATATCAATCGTATATCGATTAGTTGGCCTATCGTCAACGAGAATCAACAACAGCAGTTTCACGGCTAGGAATAGCCTTGAAACGTCGCCTCAATTACATCGTCAATTAGGATGTTAATTTTCTTGTAAACATACTATGAATAGTATTCTATGACAAATGATGGTAAGTGAACATACTCATTAGACTGGCCATTTGAATCTAAGGGAGATACAGGGCCAGAGTGTCAGAGTCGATGGGTGGGGTTGCTTTACTAGCTCCAGCAAAGATCCAGCACAAAAACACACGGCTTGCGACCTCTTTCTTTGCGGCAAAGCGCTATTGTTCTACAACCCGCAATGTAGCGAAGGAGAAAAGCTCCAGGGCCACAAATCGCGGAATTCTTCCGACCTGCTTTTGCCCAGAAGGGCCAGCAGAAATCGCAATGAAAAGGTGGCAGAGGGCCCTTTATGGCGTCTTTCGGGTTTAGGGCCCTTTATGGCGTCTTTCGGGTTTAGGGCCCTTTATGGCGTCTTTCGGGTTTAGGGCCCTTTATGACGTCTTTCGGGTTTCCTGTCCATCTTCGGTCGGAAGATGCCGAGTAATGCAGGACAAATTCCTGCGGGAAAATGGTCCCCCAATGCCAGGGAAGCTGGGGTAGACTTTGCAGAACTGCGGTTGACAGGTTGAACGATATTGCATGGGCCTGGTGCCATGGCGGGTGGCGACGCGGAGGCCGACTTGACAAAAGTGGGATTGTAGGTGAGAAATGCAGAGATAAGGCTTTCGAGCTAAtcgaattggatttgggacatagaTCGGGATTATTGAATGTGGCGACAGAGAGATATAATTTTCATCAGCGCCCTCACAATTTTCCGTCCTAACTTGGGTGGAAAGATCGACGAAACTGTGCAAGGGAGCTAAAGTGCGCCGAGGTTACCACAATGAGAATCACAGCAGGAATCCTCCCACCACCTCCCAAGCTATCGTCTTCTTGGCGGATTGGCAACTCAAGTCGCGGTTTGACCTGGATAGTTTTCCCGCTGGATAGAAACCAGTGGTTGATTGAGAGCAGGGAAATTCGACGTCTCCAcagatgggtgtgggggtgttAAGGTAAGATGATGAGTGATTCTTGGGGGATATCGGGAGAACATTCTGAACGGGCTGCGGCCGAGCAAAGCGAACCTTTAACAATCTGCACCTTCGAGACTAACGCCGGCCGGAGGCTGCCTTTGTTCTGTGCAGATTTGGAGAAGAAAATCGCTGGAGAAGAGACTAGTAAAATTGGCCGCACTTCCTCCAATGCTAAATTTCCCAACCACCTGAAGTAGGATAGGGGGCAGAACAAGTGCCGTTGATGTTTGatggggagatgccggcgttggactggggttagcacagtaagacgtcttacaacaccacgttaggTCAGAGGTACCTGCTGGCATAGACTCGCACTAATTTATTGCTCATTGCCAAATCGGGGTGCTATTGGTCAGTCAACAGAACCGCGTAAGAGGAATTAGataaataataattttaaaaatacaacACTTGAAAGTGTTTTATTTTTTCTCATATAAATGCCTGCCTGACGTATTTGAATATTTGACGATTTCGCACTCCCGGAAGTTTAACTGTTCCCATTAAACCACCGCCTTACCTTGAGCAAGGAGAAGGCATCTTGCTGATTTAACTGCGAATGGACGCTGGACAACTTCTCCTCTGTGTCATTCAGATGCTCTTGAATGTCCCGCAGATTGGACTCCATCTTCTTCAGAATGTCCTCCTCTTGTTCTCCCAGCTCCTTGGCTAAGGCCCGCTCTTTCTCCTCCAGCACCGTGCGCAGTTTGGTAAATTCTGACGAGATGTGTTTTTGCAAAATGTTCGATTGCTCCTGTGGCAAAACAACAACAGAGGGCATTGGACCGTGCGGTATAGGGGGCGGTTAATACAAGAGAACCAGACCCGAACAACCTCTCATGTTAACAAGTTACCTGGATTTCTGAGATGCTTTGCTGTTGCTTGAGTAACACGTTTTGTATGGAAGTCTTTTTCTGATTAAGAGCCTGCAGGTTTCCCCTCATTTTATCCTGTGGTCACAACAGCAGTGAAATGGGGATTCGTTAATTGGAAATAAATCGCCAATTAAATTTAAAGCTCCAGCTAACAACCACATAGTTGCTTCCTTACCTTGTAAATCTCGACCGCCTCGTTAATCAGCATGAAGTTGTGGGATTTGTGGCTCCGACCGTCTCTCCTATCGAGACACATCACACAGatcaatttcttgtcagtttcacaGAACAGCTTCAGTTCCTCCTGATGTTCGTCACAGAAAGGGTTGAAGACTTTGTTGGTTTCCACGGTCTGCTTGATGTTCAAGCTGCGAATTTTGTTGGACAGGACTCCCAGAGCCCGGTTGGCTTTCAAGTTCTTTTCTCGGAACACCTCCCCGCACTCTGGGCAGAACGCTTTCTTCTCTTTCTCCCAGCACTGCAAGATGCACTGACGGCAGAAATCATGGCCGCACTCCAGCATGACCGGATCGATGAAGATATCCAGGCACATGGGGCAATTCAGCTCATCGCCCAAGCTTAGACTTGAAGACCCGGAAGCCATGGTGGACTTTATCTTTCGTTGCGCGTCCAGTGCCACCCCGCCGCTCTCCGCGATGGCAGCATGAGACGTAATACGCTGCCTGTCCAAAGAGCTTGCCCTTTCAGCGAGATCACCGGGGAAGAGCTGGAGCTTATCTCGCGATTTCTCCAGCGCGTGGGGGATGGGAAATAGTTCCAGGTCTTAAAGCAACTAGATAATTCGGTTCTCTCCGTTTACCCAATGCCGTGAGTTAGGAGGTGGGATCCGCATCCGCCGCTATTAATGGCGTTCAGAAGGAGCTGAATCGTAAACAAAAACAATCCAAGTTAGAATCAAAATTCCAGGTCACATATATGTGCTGCCCGCTAATGAATTGGTAAAGTGTCTAAAATCAGTGCGGCAGTTAGGCACACTTACGAGCTAAGGTTATAATTACGATAATGCATTGAAGTTAGCTCAACAAGTTTCGGTGGCAAAAACGGGCCAGTTCTTGACTCGGTCTTGCATTTTTTCCGAGATGTTGTGGCGAATGTCCTGCTTCAATTAGATCTATCCCGTTGCGCAAACAGAGCAGGTTTGTTATTTCTGATAAATATTGTCAGCCTATCTGCTACAGTTCGAGCCTCGCCACTCCAAACCAagcactcccactctcactgcctgcTGTGCGCGCATTGGAACGTGTTGCAAGTTCCGCAGAGCTTACTGGCTCAAAGACAGGAACTCAGTCACAAGACATCATTGAATAGGCTGACAGGTTTAACTTCGGCGCTACTCAGCAGATCGCGCGTTGCTTCGGGGAAATGTGTACACTTATAGAACTTCATTTTACCAAGATATACAATGATAACCTTCAAAGTGCGCTATTTCATTGAAAAGATACGTAACGTTACAATATTTCCTTAACAAAAAAGATAAATGTCTTCCACGTTGCTGAGGGGGTGAACTTCCTTGAATTTTCGGCTCTGGTTTTGCTTGTGATTTTCCGCAGCTCTTCCGCCCAAACCATGTGGGCGATGAGGAAACTCCCACTTGTAGACGGTATGACATCCAGTGCAGAAGACTGGCGCCTGACATTTGGATAGAGTACCCTTGTGAGTTTTCACCACTTCACTCTGAGAAGTTAACACATGTGCTCAGGAAAATGCCTATCCCTTACCTGCTGTCCGTTCTTTGGGTGCATTCGTGTGTAGGCAGCGCCAAAATCTTTCTTGCAATGACAAGGAAACAGTTGATTTCACTTCAATTTCTTCGCATCCCTTTTCCAGCCTTCCACCGCCTGGATAGGCAGACACAGGATGTCGCAACAACAAAAAAAGCATGGAAGATGCCCTCCCCAGGACTTGCTGCCATTTCCTGAGGGGATCTGGAGAGGAATTCTCCGAAGCCTTCCTCAttggcccggggggcgggggggggggcgttttcgCACCCTTCCGGTGAGATTGCTTGGCTGGGATGGGAGGAGGTTTTGGGTGATACTGAGGAACCGGAAGTAGGACTAGAAGGCAGGCTTAAAGGGTGATCTAGAAAGCATTACCTGAACGGACGGTGGAAACAGATCCAGTAGCAACTTTCAAAGGGGATTGGATGAAATATTTGATGGGGAAAAAACCTATGGATAAAGAGCGCTGGGAGTGGGGGTTGGAAGGTGGGGAGGATGACGAGCgggttgctctttcaaagggccgtcaTAGTTTCGATGGGTCGAGTGGTCTCTTTCGCCGTTGTGCTATTCTTGGACGTTGCACCAAGAGACATGTTTCATTGTTGCTCCGAAAGAAAGCAATCTCTGGAAACGCATTCTGACCCGGCTGATGCAGTTCGGCAAGGTCAGCACTGTCTTAAAGTAACTGAGTGTTATTACAGAAAGCATATTTGACATTGCAACTTTGTTACTGAGATTGTTACATAGAAATTCACAAGGACGCTTTGGAACAGGTGCCAAGTTCTGTTTGACTTCCAAAGTTCGtgaagacaatgtgtgtgtgtgtgcgcgcgcgcgcgcgcgtccgtgccggggagcggggtgttggcgctgggggaggggacagagtGGGGACGCGGGGTGTAGTGGATGCCGGGAGTGGGGGAGGATTTGAGGAGCGGGAGATGGCacgcgtgtgtgggggagggggtggatcccgGTTACCGCTCGTTGCAGAAAATGCATGAACTCGCCCAGAGCAAAATGGACTCCCTCTCCACCTAGGAATATCAGTAAGAGTCCTCAGCCCAGTTCAAATGCAAGTGCCCGGATGTCCCTGAATATGTCACCCAACCTGGTGGTTGAATGATTGCACCGGGCTGCGAATGCATCATTTATTTAAGTGTCAAATGGTAACTGAATTCCTCCAGATAACCTCCGAACTAGTGAGAAATAATCAGCAAACATTATGTAAACAAAGGT
This window of the Scyliorhinus torazame isolate Kashiwa2021f chromosome 14, sScyTor2.1, whole genome shotgun sequence genome carries:
- the LOC140390403 gene encoding zinc-binding protein A33-like isoform X1, translated to MASGSSSLSLGDELNCPMCLDIFIDPVMLECGHDFCRQCILQCWEKEKKAFCPECGEVFREKNLKANRALGVLSNKIRSLNIKQTVETNKVFNPFCDEHQEELKLFCETDKKLICVMCLDRRDGRSHKSHNFMLINEAVEIYKDKMRGNLQALNQKKTSIQNVLLKQQQSISEIQEQSNILQKHISSEFTKLRTVLEEKERALAKELGEQEEDILKKMESNLRDIQEHLNDTEEKLSSVHSQLNQQDAFSLLKEDPDKGKSEANYLTTVTEGRLPLGSFKGPIQYKVWRDIMDVINPAPAALTMDPSTAHPQLVLSEDRTSVKFGEKSRSAPDATEPSERELSVLGSVGFTSGRHYWEVNVGSKTSWEVGVVKDTFRKRGSRSAQDGGCWILGMKNGNEYWASTANPTRVVLNAKPKKVGVYLDYEGGQLSFYNANNMSTLFTFIDSFSGKMYPYFSPGSNEDRKNTDPLIIMQLKNL
- the LOC140390403 gene encoding zinc-binding protein A33-like isoform X2, encoding MASGSSSLSLGDELNCPMCLDIFIDPVMLECGHDFCRQCILQCWEKEKKAFCPECGEVFREKNLKANRALGVLSNKIRSLNIKQTVETNKVFNPFCDEHQEELKLFCETDKKLICVMCLDRRDGRSHKSHNFMLINEAVEIYKDKMRGNLQALNQKKTSIQNVLLKQQQSISEIQEQSNILQKHISSEFTKLRTVLEEKERALAKELGEQEEDILKKMESNLRDIQEHLNDTEEKLSSVHSQLNQQDAFSLLKEDPDKGKSEANYLTTVTEGRLPLGSFKGPIQYKVWRDIMDVINPGN